The Acidimicrobiia bacterium genome has a window encoding:
- a CDS encoding thiolase family protein, with protein MARHMYHDVAIAGVFNTKQARVLEGHDSRSITFDAGVGAIDDAGLTIRDIDGVMGQGGNDFLYQARLGPVWRSASGFGIPGILDAAGAIAAGQTTTVLVSAGSAGVYTERSSTAPWTRPANEFVAPFGMFTAAEFALMARRHMHLYGTKPEALAAVSATIRNNGHVNPEAVYFGRGPFTPQDVLDSRMVADPFHLLDCSMTSEGGCALLLTTAERARDLPKPSVVILGGSTDHYGPAYQHPPAWDLGGNKRADLVAGMVGRRAAEVAFAMGGLGPDDVDVCEFYDPFSFEIIRQFEAFGFCKEGEGGDFVLDGTIEPGGRYPITTDGGLMSFSHGGAMVQLLQRVIRGVQQVRGECATRQVEGAEVALCTGGGAGALFTDVLLLGKDSA; from the coding sequence ATGGCACGCCACATGTACCACGACGTCGCGATCGCCGGTGTGTTCAACACGAAGCAGGCGCGCGTGCTCGAGGGGCACGACTCGCGGTCCATCACGTTCGACGCCGGCGTCGGCGCGATCGACGACGCGGGGCTGACGATCCGCGACATCGACGGCGTGATGGGCCAGGGCGGCAACGACTTCCTGTACCAGGCCCGCCTCGGACCAGTGTGGCGCTCGGCGTCGGGCTTCGGCATCCCCGGGATCCTCGACGCCGCGGGCGCAATCGCCGCGGGTCAGACGACAACCGTGCTCGTGAGCGCGGGATCGGCCGGCGTGTACACGGAGCGCTCGTCCACCGCGCCGTGGACCCGGCCCGCGAACGAGTTCGTCGCTCCGTTCGGCATGTTCACCGCCGCCGAGTTCGCCCTGATGGCGCGGCGGCATATGCACCTGTACGGCACCAAGCCAGAGGCGCTGGCCGCCGTCTCCGCGACGATCCGCAACAACGGGCACGTCAACCCCGAGGCCGTCTACTTCGGGCGCGGACCGTTCACGCCCCAGGACGTTCTCGACAGCCGGATGGTTGCCGACCCGTTCCACCTCCTCGACTGCTCGATGACGTCGGAAGGCGGGTGCGCGCTCCTGCTGACGACTGCGGAGCGCGCCCGCGACCTCCCGAAGCCGTCCGTCGTCATCCTCGGCGGCAGCACCGACCACTACGGGCCTGCGTACCAACATCCGCCGGCGTGGGATCTCGGCGGCAACAAGCGCGCCGATCTGGTCGCGGGGATGGTGGGCCGCCGGGCCGCCGAGGTCGCGTTCGCGATGGGCGGGCTCGGCCCCGACGACGTCGACGTGTGCGAGTTCTACGACCCCTTCTCGTTCGAGATCATCCGGCAGTTCGAGGCGTTCGGCTTCTGCAAGGAAGGCGAAGGCGGCGACTTCGTGCTCGACGGCACCATCGAGCCCGGGGGCCGGTACCCGATCACCACCGACGGCGGCCTCATGTCGTTCAGCCACGGTGGCGCCATGGTGCAACTGCTCCAGCGCGTCATCCGCGGCGTGCAGCAGGTGCGCGGCGAGTGCGCGACCCGGCAGGTCGAAGGCGCCGAGGTTGCGCTGTGTACGGGAGGTGGCGCGGGTGCGCTCTTCACCGACGTGCTCCTCCTCGGCAAGGATTCCGCGTGA
- a CDS encoding OB-fold domain-containing protein — MTLLVPQTGEISGPYPSELSQPYWDGCARGELRFQRCASCGLATHTPALICAHCTSRELAWEASAGTGSVYSWTTVWRPQTPAFVVPYQPIIVDVDEGFQMLSNLVGCEHDAVHIGMRITVEFHTIADGTMLPYFRPKV, encoded by the coding sequence GTGACCCTGCTCGTGCCGCAGACCGGCGAGATCAGCGGTCCCTACCCGAGCGAGCTCTCGCAGCCGTACTGGGACGGCTGCGCGCGCGGCGAGCTGCGGTTCCAGCGCTGCGCGTCGTGCGGCCTCGCGACGCATACGCCCGCGTTGATCTGCGCGCACTGCACGTCGCGGGAGCTCGCGTGGGAGGCGAGTGCGGGCACCGGTTCGGTGTACAGCTGGACCACAGTCTGGCGTCCGCAGACGCCCGCGTTCGTCGTGCCGTACCAGCCCATCATCGTTGACGTCGACGAAGGATTTCAGATGTTGTCGAACCTGGTCGGATGCGAGCACGACGCCGTCCACATCGGCATGCGCATAACCGTCGAGTTCCACACCATCGCCGACGGCACGATGCTGCCCTACTTCCGACCGAAGGTGTGA
- a CDS encoding nuclear transport factor 2 family protein → MPVPDHVAIANLVYRYAELIDAGDFDGIGELFADAVITAVGSDVSWRGGQAITEMYVDGTRRYPDGTPRTKHVTTNLVIDVDDARELATCRSYFTVLQQTDGVPLQPIIAGRYHDEFRRAVQWHFTRRHMIVDLVGDLSQHLLFEYRRPD, encoded by the coding sequence ATGCCGGTGCCCGACCACGTTGCGATCGCCAACCTCGTGTACCGCTACGCGGAGCTGATCGACGCGGGCGACTTCGACGGCATCGGCGAGCTGTTCGCCGACGCGGTGATCACAGCCGTTGGCTCCGACGTGTCGTGGCGCGGCGGTCAGGCGATCACCGAGATGTACGTCGACGGCACACGCCGCTACCCCGACGGCACGCCGCGCACGAAGCACGTCACCACGAACCTCGTGATCGATGTCGACGACGCGCGCGAGCTCGCGACCTGTCGCTCGTACTTCACGGTGCTGCAGCAGACCGATGGGGTGCCGCTCCAGCCGATCATCGCCGGCCGCTACCACGACGAGTTCCGCCGCGCCGTCCAGTGGCACTTCACGCGCCGCCACATGATCGTCGACCTCGTCGGCGACCTCTCCCAACACCTCCTCTTCGAATATCGCCGCCCCGACTGA
- a CDS encoding NAD(P)-dependent oxidoreductase — MLTGEKILLTGPAGQIAFPLAEYLARDNEVWGIARFGDPATREQVDAIGVTTLVCDVGDGDFSELPDDFTYVLHLAAFMGPGLDFDHAIRVNAEGTGLLLAHCRTAKGALVMSTHSVYRPQEDPLHVFLETDPIGEVNAAHSPTYSMSKIAQEAVARYCARSLDLPVVIARMNASYGPNGGLPTMHLDAIATGNPITTRWDPCPYSLIHQDDINAQTEALLDAAGVPATVVNWAGDEGVAVQEWASYMGELTGKDAVVNVIETPGTLRGSIASDAKRASFTGPCTVGWRDGLRRVWEAHR; from the coding sequence ATGCTCACTGGCGAGAAGATCCTGCTCACCGGCCCGGCCGGTCAGATCGCGTTCCCGCTCGCGGAGTATCTCGCCCGTGACAACGAGGTATGGGGGATCGCGCGCTTCGGTGATCCCGCGACGCGGGAACAGGTCGACGCGATCGGGGTGACTACCCTCGTGTGCGACGTCGGCGACGGCGACTTCTCGGAGTTGCCCGACGATTTCACGTACGTGCTGCATCTCGCCGCGTTCATGGGCCCCGGCCTCGACTTCGACCACGCCATACGCGTGAACGCCGAAGGTACCGGGCTCCTGCTCGCACATTGCCGCACGGCGAAGGGGGCGTTGGTGATGTCGACGCACTCGGTGTACCGCCCGCAAGAGGATCCGTTGCACGTGTTCCTCGAGACTGATCCGATCGGCGAGGTGAACGCCGCGCATTCGCCGACGTACTCGATGTCGAAGATCGCGCAGGAGGCCGTCGCGCGGTACTGCGCGCGTTCGCTCGACCTGCCGGTGGTGATCGCGCGCATGAACGCGTCGTACGGGCCGAATGGCGGCTTGCCCACGATGCACCTCGACGCGATCGCGACGGGGAACCCGATCACGACGCGCTGGGACCCGTGCCCGTACAGCCTCATCCACCAGGACGACATCAACGCGCAGACGGAGGCGCTGCTGGACGCGGCCGGCGTGCCCGCGACCGTCGTGAACTGGGCGGGAGACGAGGGCGTGGCCGTGCAGGAGTGGGCGAGCTACATGGGCGAGCTCACGGGAAAGGACGCGGTCGTGAACGTCATCGAGACTCCCGGTACGTTGCGCGGCTCGATCGCAAGCGATGCGAAGCGCGCGTCGTTCACCGGCCCGTGCACGGTGGGTTGGAGGGACGGCCTTCGCCGCGTGTGGGAAGCGCACCGCTAG
- a CDS encoding SDR family oxidoreductase, with amino-acid sequence MDKEKLATLFDLTDRVAIVTGGTRGIGRSIAEGYVSAGAKVVVASRKADACAETQAHLESMGGEALGVATHMGELAGVQELVDATVDRFGRLDIVVNNAANALTQPLGEFTPEAWEKSFGVNLRGPIFLIQAALPYLKESPCAAVVNVLSAGAFLASTNVSMYSAAKAGMHAFTRAMAREWAPFGIRVNALAPGTVDTDMVRNNPPEYQEIMAKAAPMARAAHADEMVGPALLLVSDAGSFITGEVLAADGGLVMR; translated from the coding sequence ATGGACAAGGAGAAGCTGGCGACGCTGTTCGACCTCACCGACCGGGTCGCCATCGTCACCGGGGGAACGCGCGGCATCGGCCGTTCCATCGCCGAGGGCTACGTGTCCGCGGGCGCCAAAGTCGTCGTCGCGAGCCGCAAGGCCGACGCCTGCGCCGAGACCCAGGCCCACCTCGAATCCATGGGCGGAGAGGCGCTGGGCGTTGCCACCCACATGGGCGAACTGGCGGGGGTGCAGGAGCTCGTCGACGCGACCGTCGACCGTTTCGGACGTCTCGACATCGTCGTGAACAACGCCGCGAACGCGCTCACGCAGCCCCTCGGGGAGTTCACGCCCGAGGCGTGGGAGAAGTCGTTCGGCGTGAACCTGCGCGGGCCCATCTTCCTCATCCAGGCTGCGCTCCCGTATCTGAAGGAGAGCCCGTGCGCGGCGGTGGTGAACGTGCTCTCCGCAGGTGCGTTCCTCGCGTCGACCAACGTCTCGATGTACTCGGCCGCGAAAGCCGGCATGCACGCCTTCACCCGTGCGATGGCACGCGAGTGGGCACCATTCGGTATCCGTGTGAACGCGCTCGCACCGGGCACCGTCGACACCGACATGGTTCGGAACAACCCGCCCGAGTATCAGGAGATCATGGCGAAGGCCGCCCCGATGGCGCGCGCCGCCCACGCCGACGAGATGGTGGGGCCCGCGCTCCTGCTCGTCTCCGACGCCGGAAGCTTCATCACCGGTGAAGTACTGGCTGCCGACGGCGGCCTCGTGATGCGTTGA
- a CDS encoding SDR family NAD(P)-dependent oxidoreductase has product MTDFSERYGSWALIAGASMGIGRAFSHEAARRGLNVVMLARGEDLLRQTATEVRGEHGVETRPVVADLADPAIGTVVADATADVEVGLLVYNATIAMHGRFLDVPLEDQLASVAVNCATPIVLVNLFGKPMVERGRGGIVLVGSNGGIAGAINFGTYNAGKAFEWILGETLWAELGDEGVDVTTILVGPTLSPNYAAFQATLDPALAGNRESDDPLDRARARLLYPSSPEEVAVASYDQLGAGPVCFSHPDDEFIAGATLALPRDEAVAVWRGLQETATRTPDRIAR; this is encoded by the coding sequence ATGACGGACTTCTCAGAACGGTACGGGTCCTGGGCACTGATCGCGGGCGCGTCGATGGGGATCGGCCGGGCGTTCTCCCACGAGGCCGCGCGGCGCGGCCTGAACGTGGTGATGCTCGCCCGGGGCGAGGACCTGCTGCGCCAGACCGCCACCGAGGTCAGAGGGGAACACGGCGTCGAGACACGTCCGGTCGTCGCCGACCTCGCCGATCCCGCGATCGGGACGGTCGTCGCCGACGCCACCGCGGATGTCGAAGTCGGTCTCCTCGTCTACAACGCGACCATCGCCATGCACGGGCGCTTCCTCGACGTTCCGCTCGAGGACCAGCTCGCGAGCGTGGCGGTGAATTGTGCGACGCCGATCGTCCTCGTCAATCTCTTCGGCAAGCCGATGGTCGAGCGCGGGCGCGGCGGGATCGTGCTCGTCGGCTCGAATGGTGGTATTGCGGGCGCGATCAACTTCGGCACCTACAACGCGGGCAAGGCGTTCGAGTGGATCCTCGGCGAAACGCTGTGGGCCGAGTTGGGCGACGAAGGCGTCGACGTCACCACGATCCTGGTCGGCCCCACGCTCTCGCCCAACTACGCCGCGTTCCAGGCCACACTCGACCCCGCCCTGGCCGGCAATCGCGAGTCGGACGATCCGCTCGACCGCGCCCGCGCTCGGCTGCTGTACCCGTCGTCGCCGGAGGAGGTCGCCGTCGCGAGCTACGACCAGCTCGGCGCCGGGCCGGTGTGCTTCTCGCATCCCGACGACGAGTTCATCGCCGGGGCCACGTTGGCCTTGCCCCGCGACGAGGCCGTCGCCGTCTGGCGCGGCTTGCAGGAGACCGCCACCCGCACACCCGATCGCATCGCCCGCTAG
- a CDS encoding DEAD/DEAH box helicase yields MTSPSRQLTLGPTVAGDPHPALAGFHPAVAEWFRRRFPEGPTTPQAEGWPRIAAGHDTLIAAPTGSGKTLSGFLVCIDRLYRAHEQGEEIEGSTRVVYVSPLKALAVDIAENLERPLAEIAAVAAEIGFDAPKLRVAVRTGDSTSSERAAMLRRPPSFVVTTPESLYLLVTSARGRELLKTVETIIVDEIHAVARDKRGAHLALTLERLEAICDRPPQRVGLSATQRPVETIARLLVGTRPIPQIVDAGHQRNLDLALELPEGELEAVMSAEQMGDVLDRIAELVGEHRTTLVFVNTRRLAERLAHQLGERLGDGAVSAHHGSLSKDRRYRVETRLRAGDLRALVATASLELGIDIGPVELVCQIGSPRSIATFLQRVGRSNHSRAGTPKGRLFPMTRDELVECTALLAAVRAGKLDAIQLPRVPLDILAQQIVAEVGAQEWRTDDLFALVRRAAPFAELERAEFDEVVALVSDGIQTGRGTRGAYVHHDAINGEVRGRKGARLAALTSGGAIPENGDYRVVAEPDDTFIGTVNEDWAVESMAGDIFLLGTHSWQIRRIEAGVVRVRDAGDAAPTVPFWMGEAPARTDELSAEVSELRKRVDGFLARGDPDGARAWLINTTGIGPEAATMVVDYLAVGRAVLGAMPTLDCLVLERFFDETGGMQLVVHSPYGGRINRALGIALRKRFCRTFNFELQAAATDNAVVLSLGPHHSFPLADVPRYLSSQAIDDTLEHAILDSPMFQARWRWNLNRSLMVLRNRAGRKNPPPIQRMEADDLMVAVFPQAAACQDNAVGPIEIPDHVLVRQTIADTLYEGLDADGLRALLERIENAEVTVHFAETTEPSVLSHEILTARPYAFLDDEEFQNRRTNAVTLRRGLSVDLASIGALEPAAISQVHSEIKPDPSTADDLHDLLSSLVVTRARDEWREYWDELVTRGRGRVLQREGIELWCTTEASGDADRAIAGEEGAIATVLRGHLEIAGITSVDRLADVTTLTVSRVEAGLAVLEHEGFALQGRYTSTTTGDAPGTEWVSRRLLARMHSYSRRTRRQGVEPATAQDFMRFLLRWQHVAPGTQLAGEPGLAAALEQLQGYEAAAVAWEPDLLARRLRNYDPAWLDRLCHDGEVGWLRLTPRARDDANTPAGAPSKATPITIVFRNDLGWLLEAARSGSGDPAEPAVGATAEVVEVLRERGACFATELGEATNRLPEDIERALWDGVARGLLTADGFGAIRARVNGSRNGTDARRLSRLLRGSRAPGPAAGRWSLVPATGTDIDRDELAEAVAELLLNRWGVIFRDVAFRDSVRFPWRDIQWALRRLEDRGLVRGGRFVTGFTGEQYALPHALEQLAQVRKLERSGERVVLNATDPLNLVGVVVPGTTVPAVRTRQVVYVDGVPEELVAAEARSA; encoded by the coding sequence ATGACTTCCCCGTCACGGCAGCTCACGCTGGGGCCCACGGTCGCGGGTGATCCGCACCCGGCGCTGGCCGGGTTCCACCCTGCCGTCGCGGAGTGGTTCCGGCGCCGCTTTCCCGAAGGGCCCACCACACCGCAGGCGGAGGGCTGGCCCCGCATCGCCGCGGGCCACGACACGCTGATCGCCGCGCCCACCGGGTCAGGCAAGACGCTCAGCGGGTTCCTCGTGTGCATCGACCGCCTGTACCGCGCGCACGAGCAGGGCGAGGAGATCGAGGGCTCGACACGGGTCGTCTACGTGTCGCCCCTGAAGGCGCTCGCCGTCGACATCGCCGAGAACCTCGAGCGGCCGCTCGCCGAGATCGCCGCCGTCGCCGCGGAGATCGGTTTCGACGCGCCCAAACTGCGCGTGGCCGTCCGCACCGGCGACTCCACCAGCTCCGAGCGCGCCGCGATGCTGCGCCGGCCGCCGAGCTTCGTGGTCACCACGCCAGAGTCGCTGTACTTGCTCGTCACGAGTGCGCGCGGACGCGAGCTGCTGAAGACCGTCGAAACGATCATCGTCGACGAGATCCACGCGGTCGCGCGCGACAAGCGCGGCGCGCACCTCGCGCTCACGCTGGAACGGCTCGAAGCCATCTGCGACCGGCCACCGCAACGCGTCGGCCTCTCCGCGACTCAGCGACCGGTCGAGACCATCGCTCGGTTGCTCGTCGGCACCCGGCCCATCCCGCAGATCGTGGACGCCGGCCACCAACGCAATCTCGACCTCGCGCTCGAGCTCCCCGAAGGTGAGCTCGAAGCCGTCATGTCCGCCGAGCAGATGGGGGACGTGCTCGACCGGATCGCCGAGCTCGTGGGCGAACACCGCACCACGCTCGTGTTCGTCAACACGCGCCGACTCGCCGAGCGGCTCGCCCATCAGCTCGGTGAGCGCCTCGGTGACGGTGCAGTTTCCGCGCACCACGGCAGCCTCTCGAAGGACCGCCGCTACCGGGTGGAGACTCGCCTCCGCGCCGGTGACCTGCGCGCCCTCGTCGCCACCGCGTCGCTGGAGCTCGGCATCGACATCGGCCCGGTCGAGCTCGTGTGCCAGATCGGCTCACCTCGCAGCATCGCCACCTTCCTCCAGCGCGTCGGCCGCTCCAACCACAGTCGCGCCGGCACACCGAAGGGTCGGCTGTTCCCGATGACCCGCGACGAGCTCGTCGAGTGCACCGCACTCCTTGCTGCCGTGCGCGCCGGCAAGCTCGACGCCATCCAACTGCCGCGCGTGCCGCTCGACATCCTCGCCCAGCAGATCGTGGCCGAGGTCGGCGCGCAGGAGTGGCGTACCGACGATCTCTTTGCACTCGTGCGGCGTGCCGCGCCGTTCGCCGAGCTCGAGCGCGCCGAGTTCGACGAAGTGGTAGCGCTCGTCTCCGACGGCATCCAGACCGGCCGCGGCACGCGCGGCGCGTATGTACACCACGACGCGATCAACGGCGAGGTACGCGGCCGCAAGGGCGCTCGGCTCGCCGCGCTCACGTCGGGTGGCGCCATCCCCGAGAACGGCGACTACCGCGTGGTCGCCGAGCCCGACGACACCTTCATCGGCACCGTCAACGAAGACTGGGCGGTCGAGTCGATGGCGGGCGACATCTTCCTGCTGGGTACCCACTCCTGGCAGATCCGACGGATCGAAGCCGGGGTGGTGCGGGTGCGAGACGCCGGCGACGCCGCGCCCACTGTTCCCTTCTGGATGGGCGAGGCACCGGCGCGTACCGACGAGCTGTCGGCCGAGGTGTCGGAACTCCGCAAGCGGGTCGACGGCTTTCTCGCGCGTGGCGATCCCGACGGCGCCCGCGCGTGGCTCATCAACACGACCGGCATCGGCCCCGAGGCGGCGACGATGGTCGTCGACTACCTGGCGGTCGGCCGCGCAGTGCTCGGCGCGATGCCCACACTCGACTGTCTCGTGCTTGAACGGTTCTTCGACGAGACCGGTGGCATGCAGCTCGTCGTGCACTCGCCGTACGGCGGGCGCATCAACCGCGCGCTCGGCATCGCGCTCCGCAAGCGCTTCTGCCGCACGTTCAACTTCGAGCTGCAAGCGGCGGCCACCGACAACGCGGTCGTGCTGTCGCTCGGCCCGCACCACAGCTTCCCCCTCGCCGACGTGCCCCGCTATCTGAGCAGCCAGGCGATCGACGACACCCTCGAGCACGCGATCCTCGACTCCCCGATGTTCCAGGCGCGTTGGCGCTGGAACCTCAACCGCTCGCTCATGGTCCTGCGCAACCGCGCCGGGCGGAAGAACCCGCCTCCCATCCAGCGGATGGAGGCCGACGACCTCATGGTGGCGGTGTTCCCGCAGGCCGCGGCCTGCCAGGACAACGCCGTCGGCCCCATCGAGATCCCCGACCACGTGCTCGTCCGCCAGACCATCGCCGACACCCTCTACGAGGGGCTCGATGCCGACGGCCTGCGCGCCCTTCTCGAGCGAATCGAGAACGCCGAGGTCACCGTGCACTTCGCGGAGACCACGGAGCCTTCGGTGCTCTCACACGAGATCCTCACCGCGCGGCCGTACGCGTTCCTCGACGACGAGGAGTTCCAGAACCGCCGCACGAACGCGGTCACGCTGCGACGCGGGTTGTCGGTCGACCTCGCGTCGATCGGCGCGCTCGAACCGGCCGCGATCTCCCAGGTCCACTCCGAGATCAAGCCCGACCCGTCGACGGCCGACGACCTGCACGACCTGTTGAGCTCGCTCGTCGTCACCCGCGCACGCGACGAGTGGCGTGAGTATTGGGACGAGCTCGTCACGCGCGGGCGAGGGCGCGTGCTCCAGCGGGAGGGCATCGAACTCTGGTGTACCACGGAGGCGTCCGGCGACGCCGACCGCGCCATCGCAGGCGAAGAGGGCGCGATCGCCACCGTCTTGCGTGGCCACCTCGAGATCGCCGGCATCACTTCGGTCGACCGGCTCGCCGACGTCACCACGCTGACCGTGTCACGTGTCGAAGCCGGGCTCGCGGTGCTCGAACACGAAGGCTTCGCGTTGCAAGGGCGCTACACCTCCACCACTACTGGGGACGCGCCGGGCACCGAGTGGGTGTCACGGCGCCTGCTCGCTCGCATGCACTCCTACTCGCGACGCACGCGCCGTCAGGGTGTCGAGCCCGCCACCGCGCAAGACTTCATGCGCTTCCTCCTCCGGTGGCAGCACGTCGCGCCCGGCACCCAGCTCGCCGGCGAACCCGGCCTCGCGGCCGCGCTCGAACAGCTCCAGGGCTACGAGGCCGCGGCGGTCGCGTGGGAACCCGACCTGCTTGCGCGCCGTCTCCGCAACTACGACCCCGCCTGGCTCGACCGCCTCTGCCACGACGGCGAGGTCGGTTGGCTCCGGCTCACGCCACGAGCGCGCGACGACGCCAACACCCCTGCCGGCGCCCCGTCGAAGGCCACGCCGATCACCATCGTGTTCCGCAACGATCTGGGTTGGCTGCTGGAAGCGGCTCGGAGTGGCAGTGGCGACCCGGCCGAACCTGCTGTGGGCGCGACTGCCGAGGTGGTCGAGGTGTTGCGCGAGCGCGGGGCGTGCTTCGCCACCGAGCTCGGTGAGGCGACGAACCGTCTCCCTGAAGACATCGAGCGCGCGCTCTGGGACGGCGTCGCGCGCGGCCTGCTCACTGCCGACGGGTTCGGCGCGATCCGCGCCCGTGTGAACGGCAGCCGCAACGGCACCGATGCCCGGCGGCTGTCGCGACTGTTGCGCGGCTCCCGCGCGCCGGGGCCCGCCGCCGGACGCTGGTCACTCGTTCCCGCGACCGGCACCGACATCGACCGCGACGAGCTCGCGGAAGCCGTCGCCGAACTCCTCCTCAACCGCTGGGGTGTGATATTCCGCGACGTCGCCTTCCGCGATTCGGTGCGCTTCCCGTGGCGCGATATCCAGTGGGCGTTGCGCCGGCTGGAAGACCGTGGGCTCGTGCGCGGCGGACGGTTCGTCACCGGCTTCACCGGCGAGCAGTACGCACTCCCCCACGCGCTCGAGCAGCTCGCCCAGGTTCGCAAGCTCGAACGCTCCGGTGAGCGCGTCGTACTGAACGCAACCGATCCCCTCAACCTCGTTGGGGTGGTGGTTCCCGGCACGACGGTGCCGGCGGTCCGCACCCGCCAGGTCGTGTACGTCGACGGCGTCCCCGAGGAGCTCGTTGCCGCCGAGGCGCGCAGCGCGTGA
- a CDS encoding alpha-hydroxy acid oxidase, with amino-acid sequence MNASERIRRSVETLRSVMQFRRIELDPVARRLARAADIADHRKIARRRLPRGVFDYVDGGAEDEITLTANTAAFRRIEFRPRVLRDVGTVDPSTTLLGRPLPIPLVLAPTGFPRSVHPDGELATARAAARAALPYTLSTLSTYSIEEVAAAATGPHWFQVYVWRDRGMVKEMIERAAASGYEAIVVTVDTAVLGRRERDVRRGFTMPPKLGIDTIIDGALHPAWTWHFVRSDPIRFANVVGRDVGDGSSPVAIADYINTQFDPSLSWRDIDWMRGVWDGPIVIKGIQTVADAKVAADAGVEAIALSNHGGRQLDSSPAIVDLVEPVADVVGDRLEIICDGGVRRGGDIVKAVARGARACMAGRVHLYGLAAGGERGVTHALAILDRDVRRTMALIGASTVGDITRDLVS; translated from the coding sequence GTGAACGCGAGCGAACGGATCCGGCGATCCGTCGAGACCTTGCGCTCGGTGATGCAGTTCCGGCGGATCGAGCTCGATCCCGTCGCGCGGCGCCTCGCGCGCGCCGCCGATATAGCTGACCACCGGAAGATAGCGCGCCGACGGTTACCGCGCGGCGTGTTCGACTACGTCGACGGCGGCGCGGAAGACGAGATCACTCTCACCGCGAACACCGCCGCGTTCCGGCGGATCGAGTTCCGGCCGCGCGTCCTACGCGACGTCGGCACCGTCGACCCGTCGACCACGCTGCTCGGCCGCCCGTTGCCGATACCGCTCGTCCTCGCGCCCACCGGGTTCCCGCGCAGCGTGCATCCCGACGGCGAGCTCGCAACCGCGCGCGCTGCGGCGCGCGCCGCCCTCCCGTACACACTCTCGACGCTGAGCACGTACTCCATCGAGGAGGTCGCCGCCGCGGCCACCGGACCGCACTGGTTCCAGGTGTACGTCTGGCGAGACCGCGGCATGGTCAAGGAGATGATCGAGCGCGCCGCGGCGTCGGGGTACGAGGCGATCGTGGTCACGGTCGACACCGCAGTTCTCGGGCGACGCGAGCGTGACGTGCGTCGCGGCTTCACGATGCCTCCCAAGCTCGGGATCGACACGATCATCGACGGCGCGTTGCACCCGGCCTGGACCTGGCACTTCGTCCGCTCCGATCCGATCCGGTTCGCCAACGTCGTCGGACGCGACGTCGGCGACGGCAGCAGCCCGGTGGCGATCGCCGACTACATCAATACACAATTCGACCCCTCTCTTTCCTGGCGCGACATCGACTGGATGCGCGGAGTCTGGGACGGCCCCATCGTGATCAAGGGCATCCAGACCGTGGCCGACGCCAAGGTCGCGGCCGACGCCGGGGTGGAGGCCATCGCGCTGTCGAACCATGGAGGACGGCAACTCGACTCGTCACCGGCCATCGTCGATCTGGTCGAGCCGGTTGCCGATGTGGTCGGCGATCGGCTCGAGATCATCTGCGACGGCGGCGTGCGGCGCGGCGGCGACATCGTGAAGGCCGTCGCCCGCGGCGCACGCGCGTGCATGGCCGGGCGTGTGCACCTCTACGGACTCGCGGCGGGCGGTGAACGGGGCGTCACGCACGCGTTGGCGATCCTCGATCGCGACGTCCGACGCACGATGGCGTTGATCGGCGCGAGCACCGTCGGCGACATCACGCGCGACCTCGTCTCGTAG
- a CDS encoding metalloregulator ArsR/SmtB family transcription factor — MTTRDDKIGAVFSALSDATRRSVLGEVARAESVTATELAETIPVSRQAVVKHLQVLGRAGLVTSARDGREVRYSFAAAPLADAAQWMAEEGANWDDRLERLRRSFDRR, encoded by the coding sequence ATGACCACGCGTGACGACAAGATCGGTGCGGTGTTCTCCGCGCTGTCGGACGCGACACGGAGGTCCGTGCTCGGCGAGGTCGCGCGCGCGGAGTCGGTAACTGCGACGGAGCTCGCGGAGACGATTCCCGTCAGCCGCCAGGCCGTGGTGAAGCACCTTCAGGTACTGGGGCGCGCCGGTCTCGTCACCTCGGCGCGCGACGGTCGCGAAGTGCGCTACTCCTTTGCCGCGGCTCCTCTCGCCGACGCCGCGCAGTGGATGGCCGAAGAGGGTGCGAACTGGGACGACCGGCTCGAACGGCTCCGTCGTTCCTTCGACCGCCGGTGA
- a CDS encoding SRPBCC domain-containing protein: protein MEHVEREIRLPSSSEEVWRAVVDPARLGGWLGGELDIVARPGARGSFRSADGAARRVIVLAVDNGHQLSFAWWPETAAGSSSTVTITVTGDVDGGSVVRVRETRAQAMLATA from the coding sequence ATGGAGCACGTCGAGCGTGAGATCAGGCTGCCGAGCTCCAGTGAAGAGGTCTGGAGGGCGGTCGTCGACCCGGCGCGGCTGGGCGGGTGGTTGGGGGGCGAGCTCGACATCGTGGCGCGCCCCGGGGCGCGCGGGAGCTTCCGCTCAGCCGACGGTGCGGCACGGCGGGTGATCGTCCTCGCGGTGGACAACGGTCACCAGTTGTCGTTCGCGTGGTGGCCGGAGACCGCGGCGGGCTCGTCGAGCACGGTGACGATCACGGTCACTGGCGACGTCGACGGCGGCTCGGTGGTGCGTGTCCGCGAGACTCGCGCGCAGGCCATGCTCGCCACGGCATGA